A segment of the Penaeus monodon isolate SGIC_2016 chromosome 38, NSTDA_Pmon_1, whole genome shotgun sequence genome:
CTAGCTAGCTAAATTGAATTTCATTGGTTTCAGACCCCCGCCTTCCACTGACACACTCCCACCACTGATGCTAATACCTCACCTGAGTTTGATGTCAACATTGTTCATTCTGATCAGCCACCCAGGCCATTACTCAAACCTTCAGAacacaccccttcttctctcccaacTTCCTCCACTCATCTCCTTTGCACAGTCTCTTCATTGTCACTCTCACCCTTTCGTACTTCTGCAGTCCTCCTCACTGACCTTCTCCCTACAGTACTACCTCGCTCCATACCAAGacatttattacataataaaGGATAACAATATTTAGACATTCATATATGTCACTGCCTTGGTAGGTAGCAGTGTGCTGGCCTCCCCAGGGGAACGGAGGAGCGTTCGAATGCACGCTGATCACAGCTGATGATGAAGGGTGGCATCAGGCAGGCAAGGATGGTCCTGCTCAATAGGAGACTGAAAGAGGCCTGTTTCCTGCAATGGAAATGAAAAGgatgtagaatatatattaatataatatatatatatatatatatatatatatatatctatatatatatatatatatatatatatatatatatatatatatatatattatagcggcagaggtggcgtgcactgGAGTGACCAACCCGAGGCTTaatcaggcgtgctttccgggtagacgcttgggaacatccggtccttgctgcAGGATGAGCGGTTGCATTGCTATCGCGGgcattgaagcgactgggagttgagcgTGGGCTGGGGGCCCTCCTCGAGGTGagagacctggtagcggcacgatcagtgtgggtgttaCAGccttactactggtcgggccgcagcgatggtcaccacctccaggggtagcatagccatctccagttcgacttcagcccgcggtagtcgaggtgacaccaggTTGATGAGGTattcatggcattgagactgaaagcagctttgtcttctgtctctcttattgCTTGTATACGCTCCTACAATGTATATAAAACTGATGGTGAAGGAGgagttctacgccaaactcgcactgtggcagacaattgcccccggcgagacattcgcatgttCTGGGCGACTCAAATGCGGGTATTCCGGGCTGTGAACGagatggctacgagatgtctgtggccCTCATGGCctcaggagctgatcccgcagcgagaatagcctcctctcGGCGACTTTGCTAGGTACCAGAAATGAGATCTCTGgctctggtaccagcgctccaacccgcatctctGGATTGTAATGCGCGCCAAGGAGCATTCGACCACATTCTTTTAGCACGCgattggaggatcctccagaactgcagggtttacctgTGTGGTCAaggcgagttctgtggcactgcccATAAGGCTGCTTGTggataccctgcgggtccacttcaaaaacttaCCGATCCTCCAGTGGCCCACCCTAGGTGTTTCACTTGGGAcaggactaagggaggaggagtgggcgtgGGTTCGCCACGCATGTctcctgaccgattcacagaaaaccagcaaacctgacggaccccagttgctctgtgggagatcCTTCAATGCCGGTAACACTTGaagagctcaggagtccattggcgtacgcccaaggacaagcagaataccatctccctggagacataagaggccactgaagcgggcttgtcgcaaggctcggctgaactgaaatgggaatcaagtcttgtgtccttccatggtgcgtaggggctCGGGACAATGCTGGAAGGGAACAAGGAACAGTACATCAGGACTCTTGCTGAGGGAGGTCGaggccatttcttgtaaatgGACCTTCGCCCggcctatcaagccctgagacAAATGAACCcataagccctcctcacagatgactgcagcagatcagtggatggatggatcatctcagatcatgttggggttcgtgaacgtgggctgagtattttgagtcaGTTGTACCAGCGTGGACCCTCAAcagtagcttggatgcaagcgatgtcgcagtcctgtgcggacccacccatcagccgagtaacctcctaccctaacagaggttatggctggcgatttccaagctgaagagtgggaatggaaaagctgcaggcatagtgaTATCCCTGCCTGAACTGACTTAAAGGCTGGGGAGTGAACCCTATGGCTCGGGGCATGCAACAGTCCTGCTGCCATttagcagtctggtaccattccccctgacctgctgatggGCGTGGGCACCCTCTCTGTGAAGGGAAAgtgggatcgatgggactgtagcaactccccgtggcattacactgctcagcataccaggcaagggcaagttctcgcccacattctttgaaacggatctgcaaccaccttgaggcaccagagaccggagcagtctggatttacctgGCAAGTCCCACAATAGACCGTTTTTTATACTAGCGCTCGAgtaatgtggaacgccgtcggagTTTGGTCGTCGTTgcctcgcagcctacatcgacctcaagaaggcgttgactcggtgcatcgggaaatcgcctatgggagatcctgaggctcagggaattccgacacagagaGTATGGCTGAAGCACAGCTCTATACtggcactgaaagtgctgtaaagtgtggtgggggttatgtcaacttctccctgttaattcagggctgAGGCAacggctgtgtccttgcacccacacttttcaacacttgtatggaactggctaatgggcagagctaagccaaagtcagtgcggagcaacataggcaatattTAAGGTCTAGGacctttgactttgccgacgatgttgccatcctaatctgagtccttggagtcacttatggcgcgctcttgatgcatttgcaatgaggcgaatgcctctaggcctagaggtctcctgcgaccaagaccaagattcacgactttgggggcctgttaggggaaaaacccgttcagtcgatccatggcTTGCGGCGGGAGgccgttgaagtcacagaaagttttaatactcttggtagcgtagtccatatctttgggttGCAGACCaggaaggggaaacaaaaaaaaaaacacaggtcagtaggacggattggtctggcaacaggagccatgaactcgatcaacaagagcgtttggaggatgtcgggtacctatgcagaaggaccagcctgcgtgtctcaaggccttgatacttccagttttgctctatggaagcgaaacctaggaCGCTATCCAGGcgggccttggagtctcgccttgatgccttctgtaacaagttCCCTTCGCCGGGATCATGGCGTACAGTTGGcaggccacgtgtccaaccggcggttacacgtgagactggcatgggatgtactgcataatccgggatcgtcaaACAGGCTATATTGGCCACCTAGCTGCGGCCTTCCCTGCACACCTAGCTCGCCACCTAGCTccgcctccacccagggttgtctcgccgagacaaccctggtggaggagacctgtagggaacgtcctaggagatcatggcttgggcagctagGACGGAGACACGTCGCGCGGAAATTAGAGAGGGCCGGTGCCTGCCTGGGAGACTCGCTCGAGGatcttgtggctggaagcgaagggtggatgcagccatgcgcccccgtcggcgttagccccttgatgatgatgatgattatataggtagatagatagatagatagatctatagatatatatatatatatatatatatatatatatatatatatataatatatatatgtgtgtgtgtgtgtgtgtgtgtgtgtgtgtgtgtatgtatatatatactattctgcTAGTTTTAACTCCACAAACCTAATACTAAcggaataccagtatcaataataCGGTATTCATGAGCAATTCTTCAACCACTATTgccaaacagaagaaaaacagtaaaacagcGTCAATGACCTCGCAGGAAGCGATGCTGGTGAATTGACCTGCAGGGGAGCTGACCTGTAGGTGAATTGACCTGCATGGGATCTGACCTGTAGGTAAATTGATCCGCATGGGATCTGACCTGTAAGTGAACTAACCTGCAGGAGAGGCTGACCTGTTAGGTGAAACTGACCTGCAAGAGGAGCAGAACCTGTAGGTGAACGATTTGAGGAAACTTAGCTGTAGGTGAACTGACCTGCAGGGGAGCTGACCTGTAGGTGAACTGACTTGCAGGGGAGCTGACCTGTAGATGAACTGACCTGCATGGGATCTGACCTGTAGGTGAATTGACCCGCATGGGATCTGACCTGTAAGTGACACTGAACTGCAGGGGAAGCTGACCTGTAGGCGTACAGACCTGCAGAAGAGCTGACCTTAAGGGAACTGATCTGCAGAGAGCTGACCTATGGTGTAAATAGGACCGCAACAGAGCTAACCTGTAGTGTGAAACTGACTTGCAACAAAAGCTGACTGCAGGTGTGAACAGACATTGCAGACAGAGCTGACCTGTAGGAAAAGCTGGCCGCAGCTGTGTCGTTTCAGCACCTTGCGGCTCGGAAGCCTACTCCGCGTCAGTTCGCCGCAGCGGAGACgcggaaagggcgggggggggggggggggcacagcgcAATGGCCGTGTCCTGCGGCGTCGAAGCAGAGGCTCTCGCGGCGTAGGCACTcgaggtttgtgtgtggtgtgtgtgtggtgggtgtgtgtgtgtgtgtgtgggtgtgtgtgtgtgtgtgtgtatgacaataCTTTGTCTCAAAGGATGTTCCCAGATCAACGCCGAaatgcttttatttattgttatgagtatttattattattatgttataataataataataataaagtatattttcattatattattatttttattatttatcattatattattattttattattatctcattattattattatatatatgacatgtatctatatatatatatatattatatataatatatatatagatatctatatttatataatataggacatatatcatatatatatatatatatacacacaccacacacacacacacacacacacacacacacacacacacaacaccaatatataatatatatatatatatatatataaatatatactatatacatatctatatattctaatatatatatatataaacattataatatatatatatatatatattatatatatatatatatatatatatatatgtatatattatgtatatatatatatatatatatatattatctatatatatatataatatatatatatatatataatatcttatatatatatacatttatatatctagtatatattatatatatagtatatatatatataataatatatatatctaatatatatatatataaattttcatctgCAACGTAATACAGCAATACGAGATTTGACGAGCACATATCGATTCTGATGCAATACTGTAGACGTGCAAGCCTATTGTATATgtctacacataaatatatataaattattaagcaTATTGATAATCCTGTAGATAATTAATATTTGCGTAAACTTAGGTAGGATTCTCCAAACATTAAAAAGTATTGCACCCTGGAGGCAGGCCCACCAGCTCGCCTGTCCAAAGTTTGAAGTGTCAAGATATGGCGGGCCATctggcatatataataatataatatatataataatagtatatatatatatataatatataataatatatatatatatatatatatgtgtgtgtgtgtgtgtgtgtgtgtgtgtgtgtgtcgtgtgtctggtgtcgtgtgtggtgtgtggtgtgtgttacaagtgctgataattaatatatatgaaaatattcacATTTCCGTTTGTAAAGGAAAGCTAACAGGACGGAAGACGAATCGAGGTTATCAAAGTGCACTTCTGCacgaggagaataaaaagaatacgaATCCCAGTAGACACGCGCAGGCACCCGGATCGCACACACGCGCCTAAGCACAGGCCCTGACGGCCTCCCCAGCGCGGTGTCCCACCTGCGCGGCGGCGGGCGGCGAGGTCGAAGGAGGGCAGAGGCTGGCTAGGGGGCGTCGCCGTGGCCGCGGGCGGTCCTGTTGCCGTGAGCACATGAGGTGGAGCGTGCACCTGTTGCCCGAGGGTTATCGGGTGTGCGTGTGTCGGGACTTATGTTGCCGTGGTCATGGGTGTATCTGTTGCCATAGCATCTGTTCCACTTGTGATCGGGGTACTTGTTGCATGGCCTTGTTGTTGTGATAGGGGACTTGTGCTATAGCCCTGTTGCGCATTTGGGTATTTGTTGCCATGGCCTCGTTGTTGTGATAGgtggtacttgttgccatggcctctgtttgTTGTGATAGgggggtacttgttgccatggcctctgttgtgatttggtagtacttgttgccatggccatTGTTGTGATAGGAGTACTGTGCCATAGGCCTCTGTTTGATAGGAGTAAGTACTTGTTTGCCACGCCTCTGTTGTGTGATTTTGAGGTACTGTGCCATGGCCTTCTGTTTGTGATAGGGTACTTAGTTAACATGCTCTGTTGTGATAGGGTACTTGTTGCCATTGGCCTCTGTTTGGATTTGGAGTACTTGTTTCCATGGCTCTCTGTTGTGATTGGGTTTACTTGTCTGCCATGGCATTGTTGTGTCGTGATTTGgatacttgttgccatggcctctgttgttgaTTTGGGTAACTTGTTGTTAATCAGGCTCTGTTGTGACTTGGGGATACTTGTTGCCATGGGCCTCTGGTTGTGTGATAGGAGTTACTTGTTGCTGGCCGCTTCGTATGTGAAATGTGATaggggtacttgttgccatggcttCCTCTGTTGTGATAGGATTACTTGtggttgccatggcctctgttgtgataGGGGGACTTGTTGCAATGGCCTCTGTTGTTGTGatttgggtacttgttgccatggcctagTTGTGATGGAGAGTACTTGGAACATGGCCTCTGGTTGTGATAggagtacttgttgccatggcctctgttgtgatttgGGGTACTTGTTAGCCATGGGCCTTTGTGTTGTGATTAggagtacttgttgccatggcctctgttgtgattgggacttgttgccatggcctctgttgtttTGAGAGTTATTGTGAGATAAGGAAGTACTTGTTGGCCATGGCCTGATGTTGTGATTTGGGTACTTTTACCAATCGCCTCTGTTGTGATAGGAGTACTTGTTGCCATGCCTCTGTGTTGTGATAGgcgtacttgttgccatggccctCTGTTCTGTCGatttgggtacttgttgccatggcctcttgTTGTGATAggagtacttgttgccatggcctatGTTGTGATAGGGTACTTGTTGCAATTGGCCTCTGTTGTGATTGGGTACTTGTTGCCTGGCCCTCTGTTGTTGTGAaggggtacttgttgccatggacCATGGCCTCGTTGTGATTTGGgatacttgttgccatggcctctctTTGTGTGATAGGAGGTATTGTTGTCCCATGGCCCTGTTGTGATTTGGATACTTGTTGCAATGGCCTCTGTTGTTGATAGAGTGACTTGTGCCACGGCCTCGTTGTGATAGGAGTACTTGTTGCCATGCGCCTCTGTTGTGATAggagtacttgttgccatggcctctggtTTTGGATAGGAGTAAtggttgccatggcctctgttgtgattgGTTACTTGTTTGCCAGGCCTCTGTGTTGTGAGAgggggtacttgttgccatggcctctgttgtgatttgGGACTTGTTGCATGGCCTACTGTGGTGATTTGGATACTTGTTAACATGCTCTCTGTTGTGATAGGAGTACTGTTGCATGCCTCGTTGTGAAggagtacttgttgccatggcctctgtgtAGATTTGGGTACTttttgccatggcctctgttgtgattgGGTATTGTTGCCCATAGGGCCTCTGTTGTGATTTGGGTACTTGTTTGCCATGGCTCTGTTGTGTTGATAGGGGTACCTtgtgccatggcctctgttgttgtgataggggtacttgttgccatggcctctgtgtGGTTGGGTACTTGTTGCCAGGCCTCTGTTGTGATTTTGGGtatgttgccatggcctctgtgtGATAGGAGTACTtgtgccatggcctctgttgtgatttgGGTAACTGTTGCCATGGCCTCCTGTTGTTGTGATTGGCagacttgttgccatggcctctgttgttgtGATTTGAGGTACTGTTGCCATGCCTCTGTTGTGATTAGGGTACTTGTTGCCAGGCTCTGTTGTGTGTGATTTAGGAGACTTGTTGCCATAGGCCTCTGTTTGATTTGGGTAATTGTTCCATGCGCCTCTGGGTTGTATaggggtacttgttgccatggcctctgttgtgataggagtacttgttgccatggcctctgtgtGAATTTGCGGTACTTGTGCCATGGCCTTGTTGTTGTGatttgggtacttgttgccatggcctctgtttgTGATAGGGTACTTGTGCCATTGGCCACTGTGGTGATATGGGACTGTGGCCATGGCCTCTGGTTGTGAAGGGAGTACTGTGTTTCCATGGGCCTCCGTTGTTGTGATTTGGTACCTTGTTGTTtaccatggcctctgttgtgtgATAGGAGTACTTGTTAACATGGCTCTGTTGTTGTAGGAGTACTTGTTTCCTGGCCGTTTGTGCTTTGGCTACTGTTAACATGGCCTCTGTGTGTGAtagggtacttgttgccatggcctctgttgttgtGATAGGAGTATTGTGCATGGCCTCGGTATGTGTGATAGGGGTAATGTTGCCATGCCTCTGTTGTGATTTGGTTACTAGTTGCCATGGCCGGCTGTGTTGTTGATAGGAAGATTGCTGCCATCGGGCCCTGTGGGatttgggtacttgttgccatggccttcTGTTGTGATTTGGATATTGTTtggccatggcctctgttgtgataGGAGTactgttgccatggcctctgttgtgacTGCGGTTACTTGTGGtcatggcctctgttgtgataGGGGGTACTTTGTGCCAGGCTTCTGTTGTGATAGGATACtgtgccatggcctctgttgtgataGGAAAGCTAGATACTTGTTGCTATGCCTCTGTTGTGTGATAggagtacttgttgccatggcgtatgttgttgtgatttgggtacttgttgcatggcctctgttgttgtgataggagtacttgttgccatggcctctgttgttgtGATTGGGTACTGTTGCATGGCTCTGTGTGTTGTGAtagggtacttgttgccatggctcTGTTTGTGatttgggtacttgttgccatggcctctgttgtgatgGTACTTTCATGCTCTGTGTGGATAGGAGTACTTGTtccatggcctctgttgttgtGATAGGAGTTACTTGTTgcatggcctctgttgtgatttgggtacttgttgccatggcctctgttgtgatttgggtacttgttgccatggcctctttTGTTGTGATTggagtacttgttgccatggcctctgttgtgatttgggtactgttgccatggcctctgttgttgtgatttgggtacttgttgccatggcctctgttgtgatttgggtacttgttgccatggcctctgttgtgatttgGGTACTTGTTGCTGTGGAGCATTACCTGcgaaaaatgtatatgaatgatagtataataactaaaattatatgtctatgcatatatatatatgatatatacacacatcacacacacacacacacaacacatatatatatatatatattatatatataatatatatatataattatatatatatatatattatatatatatagtgtgtgtgtgtgtgtgtgtggtgtgtgtgtgtgtgtggtgtgtgtgtgtgtgtgtgtgttgtgtgtgtgtatgtgtgtggtgtgtgtattatatagttatatatcatattttttaggTTCAATAGGCTAAATTGAAGTGGTGCTACCAGGCTATATGTACCTTGtgatcaaaatatatatgaattatgtatacacacacatagatatcgaAGGCCCACCATTATTCAGTAACGATTATTATTGTCTCAAACCTTTCGTATAGATAGAAACAATGcctggcgaaagaatgtgaggaggaagctgttggccatgcacatatatatacattcatacatacatacacacacacacacacacacacacacaccatacacacacacacacccccacacacacacacacacacacacacacacactaatatatatatatataaaatatatatatatatatatatatatatatatataaaataatatatatatatatacacacacatatatatatatatgtgttatagtatatgtgtatgatatatatatatatatatatttatatatatatatatatatatatatatatatatatatatatatatatatattatatatatatatatataataaaaatttatatatattatatatatataaaaaaaacccacacacacaacacacacacaaccacacatatatatatatatatgttactatctatctatctatctatctatctatctatctatctatctatctatctataattatatatatattatatattatatattttatatatatatgtatgaacataacacaccacaacacacacacacaccccacacacacacacacacacacacacacacacacacacacacacacacacacacacacatgcatacacgcgcacgcgcacatatacatatatatttataatatataataatatatatatatataatattgtttatatatatgtatgtatcatatatttttatatatatataatatatatatatatatatatatatataatatatatatatatatatactatatatatatatatatctgtctgtctccctctgtatTTCCATAGCCATGAGCGAGCGAGCACGAGCGTGGTCAAGTCGCGGCCCGAGGAGTCTCACCGCAGAGCAGGTCGGATCCCGGCGCCGGCTGGGTGTCGCAGGTCCCCGCACAGGTCACAGCAGTCCCTCCTTGCACCTGCGGGGGAGAGGCTCCGTTGGGTTAAACAGGCGCACCTTAAGTGTTCTGTTATGATGAACAGTTTTATGAAGTGGGGGGACAACAAGAGACATCAAGGAGGAGATGCTTCTGTGTACGTTCAGAAGTACAGaaggcatttatatatgtacatacagtatataaaagTTACATATATGGCTGGATATTGTAGATGATGTACTAGTGAGAAATAAGTGCTGGATGGCATCTCAGACGACGAAGGTCAGGGGTTGACCTGCTTTACTGGCTGTTTGTGTCAAGTTTGAGGTGCATGCAGTCCAATAAACTGAGTAACCACAATGAAGCAATAAACATCATCATAGGTAGGTGTCCATGATAGTATGATAATGTCTATATCTCCGGGAATGTCTTCAGATGCTGCGACTGTTTCTGCAAAGGACTACATCTCTTGAAACTATTACAAATTTTCCTATTTTAATTGCACAGATCAAGGTCTGTGAGATGAGATGGTAGAAAGGGTATTTTATGGCTGGCAACAATATCTTTACCCAGTCAACCTCTATTACTAGGCAGTGACCCTTGCTGAAACTGTTCGCACCTCGGTTATTTGTACTGGTTGAACGCGCCAACCTTAAGACTTACCAATTGTCCCCAGTGTTATATTCAGTTTCACCAGAGGCACATTTTCCGCTTATAGAACCTGTGAAAAAATTTCTGTAATTAACACTTTTACTTAAATGATTGGATAattgtcagtctctctgtctgtcttgcattttttcttcctttctttactttctcaTCTCACTCCACTTTCCTCATTTTTCACTATctttcctgtttgtctgtttgctgttATCATATTTTACTAGCTGATGCATTTCCCTGATCAGTGATTGTTCACTGCATTCTGCTAATGACACACAGGCCATGAAGTATTAATTTTGCAAGGCTAAGAAAACCTTGCTTGCACTTGCACCTGCATACAAGTGAATTTTGTACGTGATAATGACAGTCCTCCTTTATCCCACACAGCCCGCCACCAAACAATTATACTTTTGCTGGTGCAGCGGTGGGATACGGGCAATGCCTCAATTCTCggctatacttttttttctgttcttctcactc
Coding sequences within it:
- the LOC119597143 gene encoding uncharacterized protein LOC119597143, producing MQQVTPITTTEAMEQVLLSTQSMKVPSQQRPWQQVPKSQTEPWQQVPYHNTQSHATVPNHNNRGHEAMAQYPITTEAWHKVPPITTEAMTTSNRSHNRGHGNSTPITTEAMAKQYPNHNRRPWQQVPKSHRARWQQSSYQQHSRPWQLVTKSQQRHGNITPITHTEAMHNTPITTTEAMATSTLSHTEAMLTVAKAQTARKQVLLQQQSHVNKYSYHTTEAMVNNKVPNHNNGGPWKHSTPFTTRGHGHSPISPQWPMAQVPYHKQRPWQQVPKSQQQGHGTKAMATSTPIQPRGAWNNYPNQTEAYGNKSPKSHTTEPGNKYPNHNRGMATVPQITTTEAMATSLPITTTGGHGNSYPNHNRGHGTSTPITQRPWQHTQNHNRGLATSTQPHRGHGNKAMANKYPNHNRGPMGNNTQSQQRPWQKVPKSTQRPWQQVLLHNEACNSTPITTESMLTSIQITTVGHATSPKSQQRPWQQVPPLTTQRPGKQVTNHNRGHGNHYSYPKPEAMATSTPITTEAHGNKYSYHNEAVAQVTLSTTEAIATSIQITTGPWDNNTSYHTKRGHGNKYPKSQRGHGPWQQVPLHNNRGPGNKYPITTEANCNKYPITT